The DNA window AGTTATACTCTCCATTGATTAATTCTAAGTATTTTTGTTCGAGGGTCTTTTCCCCGAACAAATTTGCTTGTTTTGTCTGGTAAAATGTTCTCATTATGTTCACCTATATGTTTTTGATTTTATTAATTTTGTTGTCCATCCGCCAAGCCGAATTTCATATAACTCAGAATATCCGAGCTTTTTATTCGCATAATCCTCTATTTTATTGTTAAAGCGAAATATTTTAATTTTTGATTGCATTCACTATGATATGAATTTAAACCTTAAAAATCTTACCCCACGTGAAAGGTACAAGCTTGTGGGAAAACTCATTGAGGAAATAAAACTGAGAAAATATTCTTATCAAACAGGAAAAGCATACATTTCTGTTGTAAAAAGATTCCTCAAATCTGGTCAAACGCCACGAAATTTTCTTCTCTCCCATTCTGGCAAAAGCAGATCCACAATGAGGCAAGCATATTTTGCGTTGAAATTTTTCTATGAAAATGTTTTGCATGAGAGTTTTGATGAAAAATTGCCGTTGGTGAAAAAGAAAACAAAATTACCCGTTGTGTTAAACAAGGAAGAAATCAGGAAGATGATAGAATTAACACTTAATCTCAAACACAAACTTGTTTTAACGTTCCTTTATTATGCTGGTTTGCGGTTAGATGAAGTCATAAATCTAAAATGGCAGGACATAGATTTTGATAGAGATGTTATTCATGTAAAAGTTGCTAAAGGAGAAAAAGAAAGAGTTGTATTTTTCCATCCAAAATTAAAGGAAATGTTGAATGTACGTGGCATAAAGAAAGAAGGCATAATATTCGTTTCTCAAAGGGGCGGAAAATACAACAAAAGGACGATTCAACAAATAGTGAATAGATCTGCTAAGAAAGCAGGAATAGAAAAGAAAGTGACTCCTCATACTCTAAGGCATTCTTTTGCCACACATTTGCTTGAAGCAGGAGCAGACATAAGATACATCCAGCAATTACTCGGTCATAAAAATTTGCAAACCACCCAAATCTATACTCATGTGGCAAATAAGGATATTAAGAATCTTGCAAGCTTGCTATAATTACCGTATCTCCTTTCTTTCTCCCGTCACCATGTAATTTATTTTTTCCGCTATTTTGTGCCACCCGAACCCTGAAGATGCACCACTATAAATTTGCCCAATATTTAAATATCGTTGTGTATTCCCCTCCCCATGATTGAGGCAAGTGTTGTACCACCTTTGGCAGGAGTTGTTGCCATTCTGTTTGCCATATATCTCACGTATTTTATTTTGTCCAAACCTCAGGGCAACAAAAGAATGAAAGAATTGTCGGAAAGCATACACAGAGGAGCGATGACGTTTCTGAATGAGGAATACAGAACGATATCCATATTCGTGGTTGTGGTTATGGCAGTGATTCTGGTCACTTCATTTTATACAGATCTGCCGAGGGAGGTAGCTCTTTCTTTTCTTGTGGGCGCTATTTTTTCCGGGCTTGCGGGCAACATAGGCATGAGAGTTGCAACGAAAGCAAATGCAAGGACTGCGGAGGGAGTCAAAAAAAGCTTCGGCCACGGATTGAGAATAGCGTTTTCTTCAGGCGCGGTAATGGGTCTCTCTGTTGTGGGTCTTGGAGTAATTGGCGTTTTCATTTTCTACTGGATATTTGTTGATAATGCAGGTCTTTCCAGCATTCTGTTTGGCTTTGGCTTCGGGGCAAGCAGCATTGCATTGTTTGCAAGGGTTGGAGGCGGCATTTACACAAAGTCGGCTGATGTTGGGGCGGACATTGTCGGGAAGGTAGAAGCCGGCATACCGGAAGACGATCCGCGCAACCCTGCTGTCATAGCAGACAATGTGGGAGATAATGTGGGAGATGTAGCCGGAATGGGTGCAGATTTATTTGAATCTTATGTGGATTCCATCATAGCCTCAATAGCACTTGCAATACTTGTCGGGTATT is part of the Candidatus Thermoplasmatota archaeon genome and encodes:
- a CDS encoding tyrosine-type recombinase/integrase; this encodes MNLNLKNLTPRERYKLVGKLIEEIKLRKYSYQTGKAYISVVKRFLKSGQTPRNFLLSHSGKSRSTMRQAYFALKFFYENVLHESFDEKLPLVKKKTKLPVVLNKEEIRKMIELTLNLKHKLVLTFLYYAGLRLDEVINLKWQDIDFDRDVIHVKVAKGEKERVVFFHPKLKEMLNVRGIKKEGIIFVSQRGGKYNKRTIQQIVNRSAKKAGIEKKVTPHTLRHSFATHLLEAGADIRYIQQLLGHKNLQTTQIYTHVANKDIKNLASLL